TTTTAATGTGCTCTAGCTTAGAGAGGAATCAGTTAAGGTATGCTTTTGGTTTCTCATAGTTAATATTTAATGttacgtgaaaacttaggctaattgaccataggataagtaTGGATCGAGTTTGATTGTTAATATGATTAGCGAATAAATGTGTGTATGTGTACAATTAATTTGAGATTGGATGGTATGTGAACTTGATGAAATTATGAGTTGAGATTACTGAGGAGGGTTTGAGATACATGTGAATATGGTTAGTGTTGAATTGAGTGAGTGGTGTTGATTCGAATGTGAATTACTTGGTTGGAATGGATGAAATTTTATGTTGATATGTTTGGGAGTGATTGAAAAGAGTGTGAATATGTTTAGGAATAGTTGTTGTTGTTTAGATAGTGAAACATTTGGTTTTTGGACTGAGAATTTTGGAAAACTAGAGGTTTTGTAAACTTTggtaaaaatctaattttttgaCCAACTTCAGTGGGCTATAACTTGGCTTTTGGACatcaaaattttatgaaaattgtCTTGATAAAATTGGATCTGTGAAGTTTATGCCCTTCGAAGAACGAATGAAGAAtcattttaaagaaaaaagttATTCACGTTCAAAGTTGGGTGTGTAAAATTAGTTTTCTGGAAATTTAGCATCTTTTTACCAATTCTGCAATGGGTGCGTATGCAGAAACACTCCTGTATACGCGAGGATTCCTCTCTGTCTACTAAACTCATGTTCACGGACAGAGCTCGTTTACGCGACTTTGGCATTTTACGCCCATGCGTATGCAAGTATGAGCATGCGTACGCGGAACCTTGTTTTGGCtaaaaattatgttttgagTCTTAAACCTTACCTCTAGTTTTCCAAACCTTTTTGACACATGTTTAAGTTCTGTTAGCGAGATTTTAAGCCTTAAAACGAGGGTGGGTATGTCAAATAAGTTGAGAGAATTTTAGGAAGGGTTTTGCGAAGTGATAACTGACTTAATAAGTCGTAGGTAACATCGAATAAAGTGAGATTGATAAGGATGTTAAAAGTAATGATAATTAGCAATTACATTTGATATTTATGAAGGGGTAAGAGATAATGGTATTTTCCATTTGCTCCGAGTAAGAGTAGAGAAGCTGAGTAAGATGTAGTGGTGTTGTCCACTTGCTCTGGGTAAGagatgaggaagaagaatgaggaGAATGATTGAAAGTAATTATGAGtattatgattatgattgtgAATTGTGACTGTATGTTCTGTTCCATTCTTGTTGCATCACTTTCTCTCTGTTTGTAAAGTGTGTCAGACACTATTTCTCATGAGTGTGTCTgacactatatcccaagagCGTGGCGGGCgctatatcccaagagtgtgggAGCACTTTAACCTGGAAAATGCGGCTGGAACTATCTCCCATGAAGGTGgcgggcactatatcccaagaATGTGATAGACAttatatcccaagagtgtggaGCATGTCAGAGAGACAATATTCGAATTAGCTACCGGGTGTGTCGGGTTCTGGTAAAGTAACCGATACATGACCTCACGGCCAATAGagcaggcatacatcatgtgcctttgtattttttcttgagtgtgcattgttttggtttgcttaacTGCTTATCCCTGCTTatctgctacttgttctacttgttgTAACTGCTATATACTTGTGCTTTCCTTATCTGTTTTGTATGTGTTTGCAACTGAGAGATCCTTCATTTGGTGGAAGAGTGACAAGGGTTGTTCTGCTGGTGTTTTGGACGGTTGAAAGAGACAGAAAGTGAATTGTAGAGTTAGAGTTAGATTGGGACTTGGATACCCTAGAGAGTTTACCAAATTTATGGTTTAGCTTAATCTTAAGTTTAAATTTGAGTGTCGGAGTTCTAGGGATGCCTCTGGTTTTCTCAGtgccttttatattaactatgcgggcacttttaccatgttgagaaccatcggttctcattccatacaaaTTCTGTTGTTTttagatgcaggacgtgagatGCTACGTTGAGCTTGCTGAAGACTCTTTGGGAGTGAAGAACTTACTTTTGGAACTTGGTATTTGTGTTTCTAGTTTGTATATAAATGTATATTCTCCATTGTTATATTTGAATTTGTATTTtgtccctcttagaggttgactaTGGAGAACTAGAATTTGTATTTTTGTCCCTCTTTAGCTAGCCTTGGCTTCGCAGGTCGAGTCTAGAGCTTGATTATATTTATCTGTTGGAACTCTCTATATATCTATCTTTTGGTCTTCTATATAAGCTTTTCGTCTTTTCATTTTTCATGAGCAACACATCTTCGGTTTTGTTTTTATCTTACCTATTTTTTCTTCAAGGGTCCTAGCTATATTATCCTTGTTATATATgtacatatttttattattagagGTTGTAGCACTTCACCACCTCTGATTTACATCCTAGgcgtaaagctctgtgtgatagGGTGTTACAAAATCTGATTTGAGTCTAGAAATGCGATCAAGGCTCAGGCTATGGCTAATTTCATCACTGAGATGACCTCAGAAAGCGAAGCTCCCGAACTGTGGAAACACCACGTCAATGGCTCGTCGAACAACAACTCCGGGGGATCAGGAATAATATTAGAAAATGAGAACGAAATTACTATCGAATAGTAAATTCAATATGAATTTCTAATCTCCAACAATCAAGCAGAATGTGAAGCTCTTTTGGCCGAATTAGCATTGGCTAAAGAAGTCAGCGCAAAAAACTTAAGGTTTGTAGTGATTCCCAGATAGTTCCCAAATAAATGGGACCATCAAGCACAGGATCACCTGCTACAATAGTACCTATCCAGGGTTAAGCAGCTGATTGGTGAATTTGATGGAATGTCTATACGGCACAATCCCAGAGAAAGCAACGCGAGAGCCAACTTTCTCTCAAAGCTAGCAAGCACCAAGTCGATCTCGGCAAATCGTTCATTAATCCAAGAAGTCGTCAAAACACCTTCCGTCATGGCTACCTTCTCGACAAATTTGCCCTTTTCTAACAAGCACTTGAGGACCTTCCCGATCCTCAGGTTCCTTATCACCAGGGACCTACCCAAGGACCCAAAGGAAGCAAAACGTGTGAAGCGAGAAGCCACAAAATACACCACAATAGCGGGACAGTTGTATAAAGGAGGATTGTCCCAACCCCTCCTCAAGTGCAAAGAACCTAGTGAGACAGACTTCATACTTCGTGAAATCCACAAAGTATGTTGCGGCCATCACATTGGAGACAAAAACGTAGCCCAGAAAGTTATCCGAGCTAGATACTTCTAGCCTACCATCATTAGAGATGCCCTTCAGCTAGTCAAAATTGTAGACAATGCCAAATGCATGTGGACCTCCACCAAGCGGCCCCACACTAACTAAACACGATAACGATAGAATGCCCTTTCAAAATCTGGAAAATCAACGTCGTAGGCCCTTTTTCCCACTGCTCCTGGGTAACTCAAATTCCTTATCGTGGCTATTGATTAGTACAGTACCAAGTGGATCGAGGCTAAAGCACTGGCCACAATCACGACCACTCAATGTCAAAAGTTCTTCTGGAGACAAATCATAACCTGATTCGGGATCCTAGAGATTGTGATCTCTGATAATAGGACCAAGTTTTCTAATAAGTGCTTCAAGGAATTCTTGAAAGGACTCGACATCTCACAGAAGTTCAATTCAGTGGAGCACCCGCAAACCAATGGCCAAGTAGAGGTGGCCAACAAAGTCATCCTGAAAAGGCTCAAGAAAAGGCTAGACGAAGCCAAAGGACCTTGGTCTGATGAGGTCGATTCCGTACTCTGTTCGTACCGAATGTCACCCCAGAGCTCAGTTGGGGTGACCCACTTCAAGCTAACATACGGCCTAGAAGCCATTACTCTTGTTGAGATTGGAGAACCCATCCCTCAGAGGATCGTCGGAGGACATGATGAAACACCAGAGCGGGATCTCTAAGATGAGGTTAGGAGCATAGCCTACCTATGAGAATTTGCCCTGAAAGAAAGGGTAAGCCTGAGGTACAACCAAGACGTCGTAAAACGAGATTTCAAGCAAGAAGATCTGGTCTTACAACGCAACAACATCGGCCTCCCTACCCCGAGAGAAGGAAAACTAACTCCTAAATAGAAGGGACCCTACCAAGTCAAGTCCGTAATCGGGAAGGGAGCCTACAAGTTGGAATGACTTAGTGGCACCAAATTGCTAAGATCATGGAATGCCGCAAACATACGGCGTTACTGTTCATAAGCGAACTTTGTCAAGTTGATGACTTAGGAAATTTTAAGGTTTATTTATAAATTTCATATTCTTTTATgcttctgtttttatttttttcactatcgtgttctttattttctttctcgAACACTCTTTCTTACGCAAAAAGGGAGGTTTTAACAAGGCCcaacttaaataaaaattcattcAAAAGAAAACTTTCCTCATCTTTCACGTTTTACAGAAACAAAATGGTACCTACAAAATAGCCACCCCGAGGGCTGATCACCTCCGGGACCAACATCACAGATATccaaaaaagaaataaacataaaattcaGCCTACCAAGAGGCCCAAAATAGAATCCATAAGGAGCAAACCAAATAAGTTACCAAGGCAGAGTATATACACCAAATGGACAACTAACACACGTAGAAAATTTCTTACAAAAAGGATAAAATGAAAACTATTCTAAGTCCACAATTTCTCTATCCCTCATGGTCCAAAAGGCTCCCAACACGAACACATCCACGTTGGGAGCCAACACCCGAACCTGGGCCTTCAAAGCTTCCTTGGTCGCTGAAATAACCTTTCTAGTATCACAAAGCAAGCCCTCCTTGTCCTACTTCAAATGAGCGACCTCGGTCTTCAAAGACTCTGACTCGGGGAGACGAAGAATCTCCAAACCGGCATCCTTAGCATCCTTCACAGCCTTCAGCTGGGCAGTCTCAGAATCCTCCAGCTACTTTTTTAGCCTACTGACTTCTGCCTGGAAATGGCAAAACTTTCTATCCAGGAAAAGCTCCTAGGACAGCATCGGCTCCGCCTTCTGAACAATGCTAGCTGAACGAAGAAGAGCATGATACACAAACTTCGCTTGGTCGGCAAGGTCACGATTCTGGAAGAAGTCTTTAGTACCCAGCAAATGATACTGATCAATGAAGGTCGAAGCATCAAAACTTTGATAAATCATTGAAGGAACAATCGAAGTTATAATGACCCAATTTCCTATATGTCATCATCATACAAGAAGTCGAGTGTCACCAACTTGCTTccttaatttataaatattatttaataataagcTTGTGTCTTGTTAGGGCGTTATCATTTTAcggataattttttttaaaggttTATGAGAGTAATATAACCAAGCGTACACGAATAAGAATATAAAGGAACATAAGAAACAAATATCCAAACTGATAATATACATCATATACATCATAAGCAGTTAACAACATCCAGATATCCATCCTTTATCAGAGTATAAATCTAAATTAGAACACCTCAAGaaatagctagataataactatatacatatatatacatacaacatcccaggccTTGACCtattcaagaagtccctaagctagTGCCCAAGATATCCACCTAATCCCTCTAGACTACAAAAGTGAGGGAAAAGACATTTTAGGTCTTCAAAACTCGGGCCTAGTTGGATGTTATCAAAAGACAAAATGTCATCTACTACTCTTCTGCATGATCATAGGTCGTCATAGGGCAAGTCACTAGTACTTCATCAAGTAGCAACATAACAGGGACCTTATACGGAAGATCTAGGTTAAAGTTTGTAAATAAacggtatatatatataaacagaGAACGAAGTTTTTCtggactcagaagactacctagagtgAAATCTTTTTGTGGAATGATCAATAGCAAATCACGGAAGAATTCTCCTACCTCCATCTAAAAGGGGGAAAgaaaggggtaagaactggtgAGTTCTTAGTAGATTCAGGCTAATTAGTCAAGTTAATCACTTACATCGTTATTACCAGACAGTAAAATATTCAAGAATATAAACATATagtaaatagaaaaaatataaaaatagagtACAAATAGAGAAATACAAGACAATAGCATACAGAAAATAtagagaatagaatacaaacaaagaaagcatacattcatacaaCAAGCATAACAAAGAAAGATAATGATGagcaaccaagtatgatgcatgtctgtcctatgcaagccatgagctcatgtgtcggatTACACCCTACAACCCGATATTACCTAAGAACCAATCTTAGATATGGTTTTCCATTGTGTTTTTCATtcatacgcgtggatggcacgcacgcgtcgcatctgcgaatttcaatccacgcaaaggcgtggacgacgcctccgcgtcactttgccgcgacctgtacgaactagcagcgatttctgggctattttgaCCCATTTTTTGGctcagaaaacacagattagaggttataaagtgagggaatgcatccattcataaaaAGACAACATAGACTCATAATtcaattttcataatttagatgaagtttttagagagagatgttctctcctctctcttaggttttaggattaggattcctcggatttaggatttcttcttctcaatttccaggtttaatgttctttttatttattctcccaatttaatttatgaactttttcatgttagaattgatatcttcatttaatataatttgaggtattttagaattatgattgctttcttttatttatataaataatttagattttttccttttggatttggttgagtcattggagacacttgagttatcaaactcattgt
This sequence is a window from Arachis stenosperma cultivar V10309 chromosome 10, arast.V10309.gnm1.PFL2, whole genome shotgun sequence. Protein-coding genes within it:
- the LOC130957148 gene encoding uncharacterized protein LOC130957148 translates to MPNACGPPPSGPTLTKHDNDRMPFQNLENQRRRPFFPLLLEIVISDNRTKFSNKCFKEFLKGLDISQKFNSVEHPQTNGQVEVANKVILKRLKKRLDEAKGPWSDEVDSVLCSYRMSPQSSVGVTHFKLTYGLEAITLVEIGEPIPQRIVGGHDETPERDL